One Acetobacterium sp. KB-1 DNA segment encodes these proteins:
- a CDS encoding copper-translocating P-type ATPase — translation MDKENTTQNPQKTQSEGALMGDEHGTHHAHKDHIPTENLKKNNEHTHNHAHGKMNQMPQADRPVSPVEKKHSHHPIPEHGEHTEHDDHHAMMVADFRKRFFIALIITVPILLLSPMIQMFIGVDWGFTGDSYLLFGLSTILFIYCGKPFLTGARDELKKKSPAMMSLIALSITIAYIYSTLTVFFINGDDFFWELATLIVIMLLGHWIEMKSVMGASRALDELVKLMPEEAHQITANGEITDVSVKQLKAGDAILVKPGEKIPIDGLVYDGRSAVNESMITGESVPVEKEKGNEIVGGSINGEGILKFHVSRVGEDTFLSQVVKLVRETQDSKSNTQRLADKAAKWLFYIAVIAGVLTFLAWLIISKDLNFAVTRAVTVIVISCPHALGLAVPLVTAVSTSIGAQKGLLIRDRAAFENARKLNAVVFDKTGTLTEGTFGITDIKAIGITQHELLSLSYSVEANSEHPIAKGIVNEGKKLNLKLRAVKDYQNIPGKGLKAKVDGRELMIVSPGYMRSEKIAFDAEDYEKLAQMGKTVVFILDGDNLLGYLALSDMIRDTAREAIEMLKSMEIETILLTGDNQRVAAYVGNQLNIDTVIAEVLPQEKAARITGFINEGKIVAMTGDGVNDAPSLAQADLGIAIGAGTDVAIETADVILVRSNPLDVVTILKLSKATYQKMIQNLIWATAYNVIALPLAAGVLYYQGVVINPAVGAALMSVSTIIVAINAKLLKID, via the coding sequence ATGGACAAAGAAAATACAACTCAGAATCCCCAGAAGACTCAATCTGAAGGAGCATTAATGGGTGATGAGCATGGAACCCATCATGCCCATAAAGATCATATACCCACGGAAAATCTGAAAAAGAATAATGAACATACGCATAACCACGCTCATGGGAAAATGAATCAAATGCCTCAAGCAGACCGACCGGTTTCCCCTGTAGAAAAGAAGCATTCACACCATCCTATTCCGGAGCATGGAGAACATACCGAACATGATGATCATCATGCGATGATGGTGGCGGATTTTAGAAAAAGATTTTTTATCGCTTTGATTATTACGGTACCGATATTACTCTTATCGCCAATGATCCAAATGTTTATCGGTGTCGATTGGGGTTTTACGGGAGATTCCTATTTACTGTTTGGTCTTTCAACCATACTTTTTATTTATTGCGGAAAGCCTTTTCTTACTGGGGCCAGGGATGAGCTTAAGAAAAAATCACCAGCAATGATGTCACTGATTGCGCTTTCGATCACAATCGCCTATATCTATAGCACCCTAACTGTATTTTTTATAAACGGTGATGACTTCTTTTGGGAGCTAGCCACATTAATTGTGATCATGCTTTTAGGTCATTGGATTGAAATGAAATCGGTAATGGGCGCATCGAGGGCATTGGATGAACTGGTTAAACTGATGCCTGAAGAAGCACACCAGATAACGGCCAACGGTGAAATTACTGATGTTTCGGTAAAACAATTGAAGGCTGGAGATGCTATTCTTGTCAAACCGGGTGAAAAGATTCCTATTGATGGTTTAGTTTATGATGGCAGATCAGCAGTGAATGAATCGATGATTACAGGAGAATCAGTCCCGGTTGAAAAAGAAAAAGGCAATGAAATCGTCGGTGGTTCCATCAATGGTGAAGGGATTTTGAAATTTCATGTGTCGCGAGTGGGTGAAGATACCTTTCTGTCACAAGTGGTCAAACTTGTTCGTGAAACCCAGGATTCAAAATCCAATACCCAACGATTAGCAGACAAAGCAGCCAAGTGGTTGTTTTATATCGCCGTGATTGCCGGAGTATTGACTTTTTTGGCATGGCTGATTATCTCAAAAGATCTGAATTTTGCAGTTACACGCGCAGTCACCGTTATTGTTATTTCCTGCCCTCACGCATTAGGTTTGGCCGTACCGCTGGTAACGGCTGTTTCGACAAGCATCGGAGCGCAAAAAGGTCTTTTAATTAGAGATCGGGCAGCATTTGAAAACGCGCGAAAACTGAATGCCGTGGTTTTCGACAAAACCGGAACCTTGACTGAAGGTACATTTGGGATAACGGATATCAAAGCCATTGGTATAACTCAGCATGAACTTCTCTCACTTTCGTATTCAGTTGAAGCAAACTCGGAACATCCAATTGCAAAGGGTATTGTAAATGAAGGAAAAAAATTAAACCTCAAGTTGAGGGCAGTAAAGGATTATCAAAATATTCCGGGTAAGGGATTAAAAGCCAAGGTAGATGGACGTGAACTGATGATCGTGAGTCCCGGCTATATGCGTTCTGAAAAGATCGCTTTTGACGCCGAGGATTATGAAAAACTCGCCCAAATGGGAAAAACAGTAGTATTCATATTAGATGGCGATAACCTCCTTGGCTATCTGGCATTATCAGACATGATCAGAGATACTGCCAGAGAGGCGATTGAGATGCTAAAGTCGATGGAGATCGAAACGATTTTATTAACAGGGGACAATCAGCGCGTTGCCGCATATGTTGGCAATCAGCTGAACATCGATACCGTGATTGCAGAGGTATTGCCCCAAGAAAAAGCAGCTAGAATTACGGGTTTTATTAACGAAGGCAAGATCGTGGCAATGACTGGCGACGGAGTAAATGATGCACCATCACTGGCACAAGCTGATTTAGGTATCGCCATCGGAGCGGGAACCGATGTAGCCATTGAAACGGCAGATGTTATTCTAGTACGAAGCAATCCACTGGATGTGGTAACTATTTTAAAGCTTTCAAAAGCAACCTATCAAAAAATGATCCAAAACTTGATCTGGGCTACCGCTTATAATGTGATCGCACTGCCTTTAGCAGCAGGCGTCCTGTATTATCAGGGGGTCGTAATAAACCCGGCTGTTGGGGCAGCACTTATGTCCGTAAGTACAATCATCGTGGCAATCAATGCCAAACTACTTAAAATTGATTAA
- a CDS encoding ATP-binding protein, protein MFCSQFTAEGWHERLGSGALADSILDRIVPSAYTMIIDGDVSMRRRKRNIK, encoded by the coding sequence ATTTTCTGTTCTCAATTTACTGCCGAAGGTTGGCATGAACGCCTGGGCAGCGGTGCCCTGGCGGATTCAATTCTTGACCGCATTGTCCCATCAGCCTACACGATGATCATTGATGGTGATGTTTCGATGCGTCGAAGAAAGCGCAACATAAAATAA
- a CDS encoding ATP-binding protein has translation MNNDTLKKLKTMRLPVFAQCYQNQLEDEMTYLSMSFQERLALMVDAEYDSRHNNNIKRLIKEAKFNNSAAFLGNIEYLPDRHLNRELLESLASNEYIRQGQNVILVGATGCGKTYISNALGVNACQSGYKARYIRLPDLFCAFEAARIQGKYHHLLNQFRKCSLMILDEFLLVPTTDTQQRDLLELMEIRCGLDVHNFLFSIYCRRLA, from the coding sequence ATGAATAATGATACGTTGAAAAAGCTGAAAACCATGCGGTTGCCCGTTTTTGCCCAATGTTACCAGAACCAGCTTGAAGATGAAATGACCTATCTTTCCATGTCATTTCAGGAACGTCTGGCTCTGATGGTCGATGCGGAGTATGATTCCCGACACAACAACAATATCAAACGGCTCATCAAGGAAGCTAAATTTAATAATTCAGCAGCTTTTCTGGGAAATATCGAATATCTGCCGGATCGTCATTTGAATCGCGAACTGCTGGAAAGTCTGGCAAGCAACGAATACATTCGCCAGGGGCAAAACGTCATTCTGGTTGGCGCCACCGGTTGCGGCAAAACCTATATTTCCAATGCACTGGGGGTAAATGCCTGCCAATCCGGTTATAAAGCACGCTATATTCGCTTACCAGATCTCTTTTGTGCTTTCGAAGCTGCACGGATTCAAGGAAAATACCATCATCTGCTCAATCAATTCAGAAAATGTTCCCTGATGATCCTGGATGAGTTTCTGCTTGTTCCCACTACGGATACACAACAGCGTGATCTGCTGGAGCTGATGGAAATCCGTTGTGGCCTAGACGTCCACAATTTTCTGTTCTCAATTTACTGCCGAAGGTTGGCATGA
- the istA gene encoding IS21 family transposase translates to MTLPDYDYIHKELLKNGVTLKLLWEEYLDTCRHTQRPPYMYSQFCKLYQEHVNQNRLTMHIHHKPGDKIMVDWAGTPLPLYDQVTGTSCKVYLFVATLPFSMYCYAKACLTMKEEDWINAHISMYDYFGASTRLLIPDNLKVGILSHKKHEDPVINRAYQELADHYQTGLLPARILSPKDKAAVEGSVGLLTNHVMGKLRNRQFFSIHEMNRAILKELERFNHADFQKKDGSRYSVFQQEELPFMQPLPKFPFEFAQWKTATVQLNYHVSIDHQYYSIPYEYVRKKVDLRYTRNIIEVFYKGTRLCSHRRLYGRRGQYSTNVDHMPINHQLYSEWDSARFLRWADDIGPSTKAVVQKMFDSYRVEEQAYKGCLSLLKLADHYSAERLESACGAALEYIPNPRYKNIKLILESGQDSVARNKKQPTSQSSPDEINKYAYVRGPAYYGGDSDE, encoded by the coding sequence ATGACACTACCGGATTATGATTACATCCATAAGGAACTGCTGAAAAATGGGGTGACCTTAAAGCTGCTCTGGGAAGAATATCTTGACACGTGTCGGCATACCCAAAGACCGCCTTATATGTATTCTCAATTCTGCAAGCTTTATCAGGAGCATGTCAATCAGAACCGGCTCACCATGCATATCCACCATAAACCCGGGGATAAAATCATGGTTGACTGGGCGGGAACACCCCTGCCGCTTTATGATCAGGTCACGGGAACAAGCTGTAAAGTTTATCTCTTTGTGGCAACCCTGCCGTTTAGCATGTATTGCTATGCGAAAGCCTGTCTGACCATGAAGGAAGAAGACTGGATCAATGCCCATATCAGTATGTATGACTATTTTGGTGCATCGACCCGATTGCTCATTCCCGATAACCTGAAGGTAGGCATTCTGAGTCATAAGAAGCATGAAGATCCCGTCATCAATCGGGCCTATCAGGAACTGGCTGATCATTATCAGACCGGGTTGTTGCCGGCCCGGATCTTATCTCCCAAAGATAAAGCCGCGGTGGAAGGTTCGGTTGGTCTGCTGACGAATCATGTGATGGGAAAACTCCGCAACCGGCAATTTTTTAGTATCCATGAAATGAATCGAGCCATACTGAAAGAGCTGGAACGATTCAATCATGCCGATTTTCAGAAAAAGGATGGTTCCCGTTATTCAGTATTTCAACAAGAAGAATTACCCTTTATGCAGCCACTTCCGAAATTTCCCTTTGAGTTTGCCCAGTGGAAAACCGCCACGGTTCAGCTGAACTACCATGTTTCAATCGATCATCAATATTATTCGATCCCCTATGAATACGTCCGGAAAAAAGTGGATCTCCGCTATACCCGAAATATCATTGAAGTTTTCTATAAGGGAACCCGGCTTTGCAGCCATCGGCGGCTGTATGGCCGACGGGGTCAGTATTCAACCAATGTCGACCACATGCCGATCAACCATCAACTTTACAGTGAATGGGATTCGGCCCGATTTTTAAGATGGGCCGACGATATTGGCCCATCGACAAAAGCCGTGGTTCAAAAGATGTTCGACTCTTATCGGGTGGAGGAACAGGCCTACAAAGGCTGTTTGTCTCTCTTAAAACTGGCCGATCACTATTCAGCCGAGCGACTGGAAAGCGCTTGCGGGGCGGCACTAGAATACATTCCCAATCCCCGCTACAAAAATATTAAACTGATTCTGGAATCCGGACAGGATTCGGTCGCTAGAAACAAAAAACAACCGACATCACAATCATCTCCGGATGAGATCAACAAATATGCCTATGTCAGGGGACCGGCTTATTACGGGGGTGACAGCGATGAATAA
- a CDS encoding helix-turn-helix domain-containing protein: MSKEKQILQLRLDGFSQRRIADTLKVSRNTVARVVKACDAHPINEQELQAIDESKLHQHLFPEETRPAMPTRLMSRSFRPLTNQNCISISFRKKQGLRCPPD; this comes from the coding sequence ATGTCCAAAGAAAAACAGATTTTGCAGCTCCGTCTTGACGGATTCAGCCAGCGGAGAATTGCGGATACGTTAAAAGTATCCCGAAACACAGTAGCCAGGGTGGTTAAGGCCTGCGATGCCCACCCGATTAATGAGCAGGAGCTTCAGGCCATTGACGAATCAAAACTGCATCAGCATCTCTTTCCGGAAGAAACAAGGCCTGCGATGCCCACCCGATTAATGAGCAGGAGCTTCAGGCCATTGACGAATCAAAACTGCATCAGCATCTCTTTCCGGAAGAAACAAGGCCTGCGATGCCCACCCGATTAA
- a CDS encoding ATP/GTP-binding protein, with protein MKILKIKANGLKLFSDNLDIDFTTLQRVRNEKNEMLHQISSKIYQNNVLAFIGVNASGKTSTLKLISFVIQMIDNEPINKIKCNDILEGISVDDRVDFEVYFSIKSDKLYKLHTTIKKDYIDNKAIEKYTIENENIWMKHINTIITKKSIFDFSDIEPMLVRKGDEEYLPNDISIVISLNKKNNTKIFFNDLVDWTNINLIRVIGDFPQELITFLDSSIEYLRFNVDDLNDAQIDLKEIKLKFKGKKELILYSPLELEKYLSSGTIKGLNVFMSAISSLQEGGYLIVDELENHFNKEIVATLIRLFMNKKINKKGAVLLFSTHYPELLDEFERNDNIYIIKNDHGINVQNLSKLLKRSDLKKSEVYESGYLEGTVPSYESYMAFEKVLCDLKLKEDV; from the coding sequence ATGAAAATATTAAAGATAAAAGCAAATGGACTAAAATTATTTTCGGATAATTTAGATATAGACTTTACAACTTTGCAACGAGTTAGAAACGAAAAAAATGAGATGCTTCATCAAATATCTTCGAAAATCTATCAAAATAATGTTCTTGCATTTATAGGTGTGAATGCGTCTGGGAAAACTTCTACTTTAAAATTGATTTCATTTGTTATTCAAATGATTGATAATGAACCTATTAATAAGATAAAATGCAATGATATTTTGGAAGGGATTTCTGTAGATGATCGGGTTGATTTTGAAGTTTATTTTAGTATTAAATCTGATAAACTATATAAATTACATACAACAATCAAAAAAGATTATATTGATAACAAGGCAATTGAAAAATACACAATAGAAAATGAAAATATATGGATGAAACATATTAATACTATAATAACAAAAAAAAGCATTTTTGATTTTTCAGATATTGAACCTATGCTAGTAAGAAAAGGTGATGAAGAATATTTACCAAACGACATTAGTATCGTTATATCATTAAACAAGAAAAATAATACTAAAATATTTTTTAATGATTTAGTTGATTGGACGAATATAAATCTTATTAGAGTAATAGGTGATTTTCCTCAAGAATTAATAACTTTTTTAGATTCGAGCATCGAATATTTACGTTTTAATGTTGATGATCTGAATGATGCTCAAATAGATTTGAAGGAAATAAAATTAAAGTTCAAGGGAAAAAAAGAATTAATTTTATATTCACCACTCGAATTGGAAAAATATTTATCTTCAGGAACTATAAAGGGACTAAATGTATTCATGAGTGCAATTAGTTCATTACAAGAAGGTGGTTACTTGATTGTAGATGAATTAGAAAATCACTTTAATAAGGAAATTGTAGCAACACTTATTAGACTTTTTATGAATAAAAAAATAAATAAAAAAGGGGCAGTATTATTATTTTCGACTCACTATCCTGAATTGTTGGATGAATTTGAAAGAAATGACAATATTTATATTATAAAAAATGATCATGGTATCAATGTCCAAAATCTATCAAAACTATTGAAAAGAAGCGATCTTAAAAAAAGTGAGGTATACGAAAGTGGTTATTTAGAGGGGACAGTACCTTCATATGAATCTTATATGGCCTTTGAAAAAGTACTTTGTGATTTAAAGTTGAAGGAAGATGTATGA
- a CDS encoding SAVED domain-containing protein, protein MGGKEASRGFLYQAFASVLEALTAQTAWDKIYIEFPTSKDKVDIALEKEKQIIKSIQVKSTINSFSKSNIKAWLLELIEDVSSTKYELFLIGQCDKDTITFINSVKKYYDKDIDEKAKKSLAGFDTNILDENQIEIVNILFEINLLEKLVRDSLHKYISYRNKKMTYDQISFISSATVNDQMISSTQGKGIDRKVFDDELEKRILLLADGHSIQRTSIGIKSFNRGAEKLENETESCLSLLDKFDGRRLKNNHNWNEDIYQNLEEFLLNNTNKKHAYQIFLDTHSSVAFAAGRVLDNKSGIDIFPVQKTTTKGTILWDITRVPERKYSDWQFSHEKTNINRNDSAIILNVTRNIYGDVVDYIKDIKLPIGRVINCTLNKVGATNISVEDGTHATILANSIYSALSDRNTAERCAILHIFASAPNAFMFFLGQNSLGFGKCILYEYDFELRDSCSYSQSIDFTK, encoded by the coding sequence ATGGGAGGGAAAGAAGCTTCACGAGGATTTTTATATCAGGCTTTTGCATCGGTGTTAGAAGCATTAACAGCTCAAACAGCTTGGGATAAGATCTATATAGAATTTCCAACTTCAAAGGATAAAGTAGATATAGCGTTAGAAAAAGAAAAACAAATAATTAAAAGTATTCAAGTAAAATCAACGATCAATTCTTTTTCAAAATCAAATATTAAGGCTTGGCTCTTGGAGCTTATAGAAGATGTTTCTAGTACAAAATATGAATTATTTCTAATTGGACAATGTGATAAAGATACAATTACTTTTATAAATTCAGTTAAAAAGTATTATGACAAAGATATTGATGAAAAGGCAAAAAAATCGTTGGCTGGCTTTGATACAAATATTCTAGATGAAAACCAAATAGAAATTGTTAACATTCTATTTGAAATCAATCTTTTAGAAAAACTAGTAAGAGACTCTCTGCACAAATATATTTCATACCGAAATAAAAAGATGACTTATGATCAAATAAGTTTTATAAGCTCTGCTACTGTTAATGACCAGATGATTTCCTCAACGCAAGGTAAGGGGATTGACAGAAAAGTGTTTGATGACGAATTAGAAAAACGAATTCTTCTTTTGGCCGATGGGCATTCTATTCAAAGAACATCTATCGGAATAAAGAGCTTTAATCGAGGTGCAGAAAAATTGGAAAATGAGACAGAAAGTTGTTTATCATTACTTGACAAATTTGATGGCCGTAGATTGAAAAATAATCATAATTGGAACGAAGATATTTATCAAAATTTGGAAGAATTTTTGCTTAATAATACTAATAAGAAACATGCTTACCAAATATTTTTGGATACACATTCGTCTGTAGCCTTTGCAGCCGGAAGAGTTCTAGATAATAAATCAGGTATTGATATCTTTCCTGTACAAAAAACTACGACTAAAGGCACAATTTTATGGGATATTACAAGAGTTCCTGAAAGAAAATATTCTGATTGGCAATTTTCTCATGAAAAAACGAATATAAATCGAAACGATTCTGCAATAATCTTAAATGTGACTCGCAATATTTACGGTGATGTAGTGGATTATATTAAGGACATTAAACTACCAATAGGACGTGTTATCAATTGCACACTAAATAAAGTTGGGGCTACAAATATTTCGGTTGAAGATGGTACTCATGCAACTATTTTAGCAAATTCAATTTATTCCGCGCTCTCCGATAGAAACACTGCTGAACGATGCGCAATTTTACATATTTTTGCATCTGCGCCTAATGCATTTATGTTTTTCTTAGGTCAAAACTCTCTTGGCTTTGGTAAGTGTATATTGTATGAATATGATTTTGAACTAAGAGATTCTTGTTCATATTCACAATCAATAGATTTTACAAAATAA
- a CDS encoding nucleotidyltransferase — MSTVPSYFKDFLANIRLSNNQVNDLKTGHSVLRKRLENDETLSKIVTSTFLQGSYRRSTAVKPKNGNKSDVDVIVVTKLDADEYTPEEAINLFIPFLDKYYEDKYRIQGRSIGISLSYVDLDIVPTSAPSESETGILRDDAIVSDYTIEDFQQRLLTKSILLESKYNLFCKSDAQSEWKSEPLLIPDREAEKWDKTHPLEQIYWTVEKNKNCNTHYVNVVKAIKWWRKTQYPETKHPKSYPLEHFIGNCCPNGINSIAEGVVLTLENIVSNYQEKPFLGDRGVPEHDVFGRISVDEYSDFYDTVCSAAIIAREAFDCDDFYDSVCKWREIFGNEFPPAPKSSNSGSSGGFTNRVEKSTSIPEGRFA; from the coding sequence ATGTCCACAGTGCCTTCATACTTTAAGGATTTTTTGGCAAATATTCGGTTGTCTAACAATCAAGTAAATGATTTAAAAACTGGTCATTCTGTCTTAAGAAAAAGGCTAGAAAATGATGAAACTTTATCAAAAATAGTAACTAGTACTTTTTTACAAGGTAGTTATCGTCGTTCTACAGCTGTAAAGCCTAAAAATGGTAATAAATCTGACGTTGATGTAATTGTTGTAACAAAACTAGATGCTGATGAATATACTCCTGAAGAAGCAATAAATTTATTTATTCCATTTTTAGATAAATATTATGAAGACAAATATAGGATTCAAGGTAGATCGATAGGTATAAGCTTGAGTTATGTAGATTTAGATATAGTACCTACTTCTGCTCCTAGCGAAAGTGAAACAGGAATTCTTCGAGACGATGCTATTGTTTCCGATTACACAATCGAAGATTTTCAGCAAAGACTTCTCACAAAATCTATTTTGTTGGAAAGTAAATACAATCTATTTTGTAAATCAGATGCTCAATCTGAATGGAAATCTGAACCGCTTCTCATTCCAGATCGCGAAGCAGAAAAATGGGACAAGACACACCCTTTGGAACAAATATACTGGACAGTTGAGAAAAACAAAAATTGCAACACTCATTATGTAAATGTTGTTAAAGCAATAAAGTGGTGGCGTAAAACACAGTATCCAGAGACAAAGCATCCCAAGAGTTATCCGTTAGAACATTTTATTGGTAATTGTTGTCCAAATGGCATAAATAGTATTGCTGAAGGTGTCGTTTTAACATTAGAAAATATTGTTTCTAATTATCAAGAGAAACCTTTTTTAGGCGACAGAGGAGTTCCAGAACACGATGTTTTTGGTCGAATATCAGTCGATGAGTATTCCGATTTTTATGATACAGTTTGTTCTGCAGCCATAATAGCTCGTGAAGCTTTTGATTGTGACGATTTTTATGATAGCGTTTGTAAATGGAGGGAAATTTTCGGGAATGAATTCCCACCCGCACCAAAGTCATCAAATTCGGGTTCTTCAGGAGGTTTTACGAACCGGGTAGAAAAATCAACATCTATTCCTGAAGGAAGATTTGCTTAG
- a CDS encoding ThiF family adenylyltransferase produces MEENLILNKLNQARRPLDSLSQVKILTDWQFDETMQVWYLRINISVESEISYILRDSQWYLVVSSEYPKGKLKMYPDIENGIKVTLNHQSNNSKIVKNGLWRSGALCLEKNTLNNFQSEPHGIDDRLLYHVKRSVSWLELAAKGQLISDNEPFELPEFTLRNTLDKQFAFSEDVVTFMQWESTECKYGIAELDVYKSNPFTYYVKIFKSLVGTSVHYTKWGKQLEAAHLTNLIKAPWVLLNQPPVINEWQAPETFGDLIDACNNQNVDIVGVLEKVVSKIRDGKRHLFLLGFPIPKYFGGEPEIIFWNALYLPVVSQGKKTANGFRNNNLGWWRRDKCEVFNRSNKIDWIDSENWNQQEISTRGKMNDQLLRKRILLVGGGCIGASIAEILVRSGLSNLTIMDNDLLSVGNLSRHTLNLNDIGGLKEVSLCKYLNSLNPHANVDVIKKLLSNDSNLKTNTDLEKYDIILECTGENNVLDIFQNINFKKKHIFVSVSVGLGAKRLYMTLMNGNSYDFTGFYDLIFPYIEKEKKLFSDFNLPRNGIGCWNPTFPGRSDDVWLAAATSVKAIENYFTSKSKENLSLVYEQKDNSGIFEGYQLVEKREDG; encoded by the coding sequence ATGGAAGAAAACTTAATCCTTAACAAATTAAACCAAGCTCGTAGGCCTCTAGACTCATTGTCGCAGGTTAAAATATTAACTGACTGGCAATTTGATGAAACTATGCAAGTATGGTACTTACGCATAAATATCTCAGTTGAATCAGAAATATCATATATTTTAAGAGATTCTCAATGGTATTTAGTTGTTAGTTCTGAATATCCAAAAGGAAAATTAAAAATGTATCCTGATATTGAGAATGGGATTAAAGTTACTTTAAATCATCAATCGAATAACTCAAAAATCGTGAAAAATGGTTTATGGCGATCGGGTGCGTTATGCCTTGAAAAAAATACTTTAAATAATTTTCAATCTGAACCACATGGTATTGATGATCGTTTGCTTTATCATGTAAAGCGTTCAGTATCTTGGCTTGAATTGGCTGCAAAAGGGCAATTGATTTCAGATAATGAGCCATTTGAATTACCTGAGTTTACTTTGAGAAATACATTAGATAAGCAATTTGCTTTTTCAGAAGATGTTGTTACATTTATGCAATGGGAAAGTACCGAATGTAAATATGGAATTGCTGAACTTGATGTTTATAAAAGCAACCCATTTACATATTACGTGAAAATATTTAAATCATTAGTTGGAACTAGTGTACACTATACAAAATGGGGAAAGCAGCTTGAAGCAGCACATTTAACTAATTTAATCAAAGCTCCATGGGTACTTTTGAATCAACCTCCTGTAATTAACGAGTGGCAAGCACCAGAAACATTCGGTGACTTAATAGATGCTTGTAATAACCAAAATGTTGATATTGTAGGTGTTTTGGAAAAAGTTGTTTCTAAAATTAGGGATGGAAAAAGGCATTTGTTTTTACTTGGCTTTCCGATTCCAAAATATTTTGGTGGAGAACCAGAAATTATTTTTTGGAATGCTTTATATTTACCGGTTGTTTCACAAGGTAAAAAAACAGCTAATGGATTTAGAAATAACAATTTAGGTTGGTGGCGACGTGATAAATGTGAAGTATTTAATAGAAGTAATAAAATAGATTGGATAGATTCTGAAAATTGGAATCAACAAGAAATATCGACGCGTGGAAAAATGAATGACCAGTTACTAAGAAAGAGAATATTACTTGTAGGTGGTGGTTGTATAGGAGCATCAATTGCAGAAATACTTGTTAGATCAGGTCTAAGCAACCTTACTATTATGGATAATGATCTATTATCAGTGGGCAATTTATCACGGCATACTTTAAATTTAAATGACATTGGAGGATTAAAAGAGGTGTCTTTATGTAAGTACCTTAATTCTTTAAATCCCCATGCGAATGTCGATGTAATAAAAAAATTACTTTCAAATGATAGTAATTTAAAAACAAATACAGATTTAGAAAAATATGATATAATTTTAGAATGCACCGGAGAAAATAATGTATTAGATATTTTTCAAAATATTAATTTTAAAAAGAAGCATATTTTCGTTTCTGTTTCAGTTGGTTTAGGTGCCAAAAGATTATATATGACATTAATGAACGGCAATTCATATGACTTCACTGGATTTTATGATTTGATTTTCCCTTATATAGAAAAAGAAAAAAAATTATTTAGCGATTTCAACCTTCCGAGAAATGGTATTGGTTGTTGGAATCCTACATTTCCAGGAAGAAGTGATGATGTTTGGTTGGCGGCTGCTACTTCTGTAAAAGCGATTGAAAACTATTTTACTTCAAAATCAAAAGAAAATTTATCACTTGTATATGAACAAAAGGACAACAGTGGTATTTTTGAAGGGTATCAGTTAGTTGAAAAAAGAGAAGATGGATAA
- a CDS encoding Mov34/MPN/PAD-1 family protein, which yields MKKEKMDNMFFQDNNQRFYVKLEKSVYEKLLHYCLISYPKETGGILIGNYSQNLSTANIMQTSEPPQKSIHKRNFFKRSSNGLKSIFDDAWKNGQYYLGEWHYHPDASAKPSSLDINQMIAFSKDENLKCPEPILMIIGGVGISREIFISVFTENSYIVLNHIEVDYIDN from the coding sequence TTGAAAAAAGAGAAGATGGATAATATGTTTTTTCAAGATAATAATCAACGATTTTATGTAAAACTCGAAAAGTCAGTTTATGAAAAGTTACTCCATTACTGTTTGATATCTTATCCTAAAGAGACAGGAGGGATTTTAATTGGAAACTACTCACAAAATCTTTCAACAGCAAATATAATGCAAACCTCAGAACCACCCCAAAAATCTATTCATAAAAGAAATTTTTTTAAAAGAAGTTCCAATGGATTAAAAAGTATTTTTGATGATGCATGGAAAAATGGTCAATATTATTTAGGTGAATGGCATTATCATCCTGATGCTTCAGCAAAGCCAAGTAGTTTAGATATTAACCAAATGATTGCTTTCTCAAAAGATGAAAATTTGAAATGTCCTGAACCAATATTAATGATTATTGGTGGTGTTGGTATTAGCAGGGAAATTTTTATAAGCGTTTTTACAGAGAATAGTTATATTGTTTTAAATCATATTGAGGTGGATTATATAGATAATTAA